One genomic segment of Bradyrhizobium prioriisuperbiae includes these proteins:
- a CDS encoding class I SAM-dependent methyltransferase — MNFTTLHRIAINCAFAALTLLAQPARAQDYTALVAATDRSEADRQADAKRDPVKLLAFVAPKPGWRVLDMAAGAGYSTELMARAVAPGGKVFAQHDRASEKFAERMKAPAMANVENVTTPFDDLSNPALRNLDLVTFFFGYHDTTFLPVDRVRMDKALFEVLKPGGLLVVTDHSARPEDGATVGKTYHRIAEATLRSELEAAGFVFVADADFLRHPEDARTAIVFRNPTPVDEFVLKFRRP, encoded by the coding sequence ATGAATTTCACCACCCTTCACCGGATTGCGATCAACTGCGCCTTCGCGGCTCTAACGCTGCTGGCCCAGCCCGCGCGGGCGCAGGATTACACGGCGCTGGTCGCAGCAACCGATCGCTCCGAGGCCGATCGCCAGGCCGATGCCAAGCGCGATCCGGTGAAGCTGCTCGCCTTCGTTGCGCCGAAGCCCGGCTGGCGTGTGCTGGATATGGCGGCCGGCGCCGGTTACAGCACCGAACTGATGGCCCGCGCGGTGGCGCCCGGCGGAAAGGTCTTTGCCCAGCACGATCGCGCGTCGGAGAAGTTCGCCGAGCGGATGAAGGCGCCGGCTATGGCCAATGTCGAAAATGTCACCACGCCGTTCGACGATCTGTCCAACCCGGCGCTGCGCAACCTCGATCTCGTTACTTTCTTTTTCGGCTACCACGACACGACGTTCCTGCCCGTCGACCGCGTGCGGATGGACAAGGCGCTGTTCGAGGTGCTCAAGCCGGGCGGCCTGCTGGTGGTCACGGATCACTCGGCGCGGCCGGAAGACGGCGCCACCGTCGGCAAGACCTATCATCGCATCGCCGAGGCGACGCTGCGCAGCGAGCTGGAAGCGGCCGGCTTTGTGTTCGTCGCCGACGCCGATTTCCTGCGCCATCCCGAGGATGCGCGCACCGCGATCGTGTTCAGGAATCCGACGCCGGTCGATGAGTTCGTGCTGAAGTTTCGCAGGCCATAG
- a CDS encoding site-specific integrase: protein MDRGIYVDRSAGERTTFKQAIERYLKEVTDKRPGEASRLAERARLERFMRDEGDLCAYAVANLQPEHFEDYRDRRLTQTASRGAPGGRGQYRGELRNVKLRKDGKPRANAAKPKPAPKPATLIAPGTVKREMTLLKRVIDHGKRRYGLMINPVNTEDVKRPVVNDERDVRLSHEEIDRLLAACREARNPWIAPIVEMAFETGARRGSLLRLRWEDADIAGRGALLRGVKNSRNPEERIDVQIGLTPRAIEILGALARSINGQVFPLSQNALKSAFNRARTRTGLAHFRFHDTRHERASSLIEAGWSDSAVMSQTGHRDPKSLKRYVTLRKSHLADALAALPTRTKEARS from the coding sequence ATGGATCGCGGCATTTATGTCGATCGATCGGCCGGCGAGCGCACCACCTTCAAGCAAGCGATCGAACGCTATCTCAAGGAAGTGACCGACAAACGACCAGGCGAGGCCTCACGGCTTGCCGAGCGCGCCCGGCTTGAACGCTTCATGCGGGATGAAGGCGATCTATGCGCATATGCAGTTGCAAATCTGCAACCCGAGCATTTCGAGGACTACCGTGACCGGAGATTGACCCAGACGGCGAGCCGCGGCGCGCCGGGCGGACGCGGGCAATACAGGGGCGAATTGCGTAATGTGAAACTGCGGAAAGACGGCAAACCCAGGGCTAACGCGGCCAAGCCGAAACCTGCGCCCAAACCCGCGACGCTGATCGCACCCGGGACTGTTAAAAGGGAAATGACGCTCCTCAAACGCGTCATCGATCATGGGAAGCGGCGCTATGGATTGATGATCAACCCGGTCAACACCGAGGACGTAAAACGCCCCGTTGTGAACGACGAAAGAGACGTGCGTTTAAGCCATGAGGAAATTGACAGACTGCTGGCCGCGTGCCGGGAGGCTCGCAACCCTTGGATTGCGCCGATCGTCGAAATGGCTTTTGAGACTGGCGCTCGGCGCGGAAGCTTATTGAGACTTCGCTGGGAAGACGCCGACATCGCCGGCCGTGGCGCGCTCCTGCGGGGTGTCAAGAATTCGCGCAACCCCGAGGAGCGAATTGACGTGCAGATCGGCCTCACGCCACGCGCAATTGAAATTTTAGGCGCATTGGCGCGATCAATTAACGGTCAAGTGTTTCCGCTGTCCCAAAACGCTCTAAAGAGCGCTTTCAACCGCGCCCGTACCCGGACCGGGCTCGCGCATTTCCGCTTTCACGACACGCGGCATGAACGAGCATCGTCACTAATAGAAGCAGGATGGTCGGATTCAGCGGTGATGTCGCAAACCGGTCACCGCGATCCGAAATCGCTCAAACGCTATGTTACCCTGCGCAAATCTCATCTCGCCGACGCCCTGGCGGCGTTGCCGACGCGGACGAAGGAAGCGAGAAGCTAA
- a CDS encoding DNA-primase RepB domain-containing protein, with protein MIGKITKGGNAAGLLAYVSAAQDAQGRERESVAALGGTIAGETTAEQVAHFQMLADQRPAVATTVSHLMLRWTAADPPSLAEQALMAELHATSLGYQHYCVFSHGDHLHIAASRINSDGSVVNDSWDWKRAEQSIRALELKFGLVQVESSHLLDPSKRDNHRASPSAGELGAAGRDQPSVRLQLQEAVDAAVSGGATFFDFVARLQCAGVEVRPNLQSTGRVAGLSFILDGVEMRGAALGKAYSWGRLQKRGLNYDEKGDRDVARECVSRCEAARNPGGDGRIARTDGRDHGRSHGRDREPGRDNHTGGTVNRAADYGSPEHAGCFEPRGKIVAERGSDDRRESAIVSLSGGETDRRKLGEKGYEPDLPRDRRQQSGQVGVELRDASRSTAASKSSAGGNIDRSDRRGAVVADRPRHRTGRGHVARTTAVGASAPVVIPGDATPEEALRLWADGERRKLDALAALQAELDAPVRAPAMSPFSSSPSLRRLTALAGVVVKSDPTADQVRRQVQAFACPAFEVGIIPPKHRADLKPERTRRFTAAQLTENRTIAWLKRMNTLDRDIFVRPAALDDERRSPLVFVDDLSADQVAQMKSAGLPLAIEVESSPGRFHGWCRVAGDPITRAEAQHLARELSRRFGGDPGAASWNQYGRLAGFTNRKKERRSERRGAPFAKLHASTGDIAPAGPKLLSEVRATLQQQDQNVRAAQNEQYRRARRAEDLQRAAVYLGGARYLASAAEAFRAARSRADVRRADDGSRDESRADFAAAALMLEQGWEPAHAEAAILEASPNVYERHPDAGQYARRTVDAARRRIAVARPKNSRLPALRR; from the coding sequence GTGATTGGCAAAATCACCAAGGGCGGCAACGCAGCCGGGCTACTTGCCTATGTATCGGCCGCGCAAGATGCGCAGGGCCGCGAGCGTGAAAGTGTCGCAGCCCTCGGCGGCACAATTGCTGGCGAGACCACTGCCGAGCAGGTGGCCCATTTTCAAATGCTCGCCGACCAGCGCCCTGCCGTCGCGACTACCGTCTCACACCTCATGCTCCGCTGGACCGCCGCCGACCCCCCTTCGCTCGCTGAGCAGGCGCTTATGGCCGAGCTGCACGCGACTTCGCTGGGTTATCAGCACTATTGTGTTTTTTCGCATGGCGACCACCTTCACATCGCGGCAAGCCGCATTAACAGCGATGGCTCCGTCGTCAATGATTCTTGGGACTGGAAGCGCGCGGAGCAAAGCATCCGCGCGCTCGAACTCAAATTTGGTCTCGTTCAGGTCGAGAGTTCTCACCTGTTGGACCCATCCAAGCGCGATAATCACCGCGCGTCCCCGTCCGCCGGGGAGCTCGGCGCAGCAGGCCGCGACCAGCCAAGTGTTCGATTGCAACTGCAAGAAGCTGTCGATGCCGCGGTTTCCGGCGGTGCAACCTTCTTCGACTTTGTCGCGCGGTTGCAGTGCGCTGGCGTGGAAGTCAGGCCAAACTTGCAGTCCACGGGTCGGGTGGCCGGCCTGAGTTTTATTTTGGATGGCGTCGAAATGCGCGGCGCGGCTCTGGGCAAGGCTTATTCGTGGGGCCGTCTACAAAAGAGGGGTTTGAACTATGACGAAAAAGGAGATCGCGATGTCGCTCGCGAGTGCGTCAGCCGATGCGAGGCGGCGCGAAATCCGGGCGGAGATGGACGAATCGCGCGAACAGATGGTCGAGATCATGGCCGCTCACACGGCCGCGATCGAGAGCCTGGCCGCGACAATCACACCGGTGGCACAGTCAATCGCGCAGCTGACTACGGAAGCCCGGAACACGCTGGGTGCTTTGAGCCACGAGGCAAAATCGTCGCTGAACGCGGTTCAGATGACCGCCGCGAGTCTGCCATCGTCTCACTCAGCGGCGGTGAAACAGACCGCCGAAAACTTGGAGAAAAGGGTTACGAGCCTGATTTACCTCGTGACCGACGTCAGCAATCAGGCCAAGTCGGTGTCGAATTACGCGACGCAAGTCGATCAACGGCAGCGTCGAAGTCATCTGCTGGTGGCAATATTGACCGGAGCGATCGCCGCGGTGCCGTCGTCGCTGATAGGCCTCGCCATCGGACGGGCCGCGGGCATGTCGCCCGCACGACTGCTGTCGGCGCTTCTGCCCCCGTGGTAATCCCCGGGGACGCGACCCCTGAGGAGGCCCTGCGTCTGTGGGCCGACGGCGAGAGGCGCAAATTAGATGCTCTCGCTGCTCTTCAGGCCGAACTTGATGCACCCGTGAGGGCCCCGGCGATGTCGCCATTTTCATCATCGCCGTCACTGAGGCGCCTGACCGCGCTTGCAGGAGTCGTTGTAAAAAGCGATCCGACCGCCGACCAGGTCCGCCGGCAAGTCCAGGCGTTTGCTTGCCCGGCGTTCGAGGTCGGGATCATTCCGCCCAAACATCGGGCCGACCTGAAGCCGGAGCGCACGCGCCGATTTACGGCCGCGCAACTGACCGAAAACCGCACCATCGCATGGTTGAAGCGCATGAATACGCTTGATCGCGATATTTTTGTCCGGCCCGCTGCACTTGATGACGAACGCCGGTCACCACTAGTTTTTGTCGACGACCTCAGCGCTGATCAGGTCGCGCAAATGAAGTCCGCCGGATTGCCGCTCGCGATCGAGGTGGAGTCGAGCCCGGGGCGATTCCATGGCTGGTGCCGCGTGGCTGGTGACCCGATCACCCGCGCTGAAGCTCAACACTTGGCCAGGGAGCTCTCTAGACGCTTCGGCGGTGACCCCGGCGCCGCGAGTTGGAATCAGTATGGCCGGCTGGCCGGATTCACTAACCGAAAAAAGGAGCGTCGCAGCGAGCGTCGTGGTGCTCCCTTTGCAAAACTGCACGCTTCGACCGGCGATATTGCGCCCGCCGGGCCTAAATTGCTGTCGGAAGTGAGAGCTACCTTGCAGCAGCAAGACCAAAATGTCCGCGCTGCACAGAATGAGCAATATCGCCGCGCCCGCCGCGCCGAGGATCTACAGCGTGCCGCTGTGTACCTCGGTGGAGCACGATACCTGGCTTCGGCCGCGGAGGCCTTCCGAGCCGCCCGCAGCCGGGCCGACGTGCGTCGGGCCGACGACGGTAGCCGCGATGAGTCGCGCGCCGATTTCGCCGCGGCCGCCTTGATGTTGGAGCAGGGTTGGGAGCCTGCGCACGCCGAGGCCGCGATTTTGGAGGCGTCACCCAATGTGTACGAGCGTCATCCCGACGCCGGACAATATGCTAGACGCACCGTTGACGCCGCGCGCCGGCGAATTGCAGTTGCCCGGCCGAAAAATAGCCGTTTGCCAGCGCTGCGACGATAG
- a CDS encoding plasmid mobilization protein, protein MRRKQIVVTVSLTGSEGSQPCCSGPIGARQRWVGRALLANLTQATGAILTASDDHAPRKKQWGRPRAIELRERIIKLRLTAAEAAAIQASAFASRLPVAIFVRRRALGQAIAAPAASVDIDVVASLGRIGNNLNQMARLAHEGRAPAAWPHDDIAALRDHLNSVASSLAKGHR, encoded by the coding sequence TTGCGCCGTAAGCAAATCGTCGTCACCGTCAGTTTGACCGGCAGCGAAGGAAGCCAGCCATGTTGCTCGGGCCCTATCGGGGCCCGGCAACGCTGGGTCGGCCGCGCTTTGCTTGCCAACCTAACCCAAGCGACGGGGGCGATTTTGACTGCAAGTGATGACCACGCACCGAGAAAAAAACAATGGGGTCGGCCACGCGCGATTGAATTGCGTGAGCGCATCATCAAGCTGCGCCTGACCGCGGCTGAAGCCGCGGCCATCCAGGCGTCCGCGTTTGCATCGCGATTGCCTGTCGCGATTTTTGTCCGGCGGCGCGCTCTCGGCCAGGCCATCGCAGCACCAGCGGCGAGCGTCGATATCGATGTTGTCGCGTCGCTCGGCCGCATCGGCAATAATTTGAATCAGATGGCGCGGCTGGCGCACGAAGGCCGCGCTCCCGCAGCCTGGCCGCATGATGATATCGCCGCCCTGCGCGATCATCTGAATTCCGTGGCGTCGTCGTTGGCTAAGGGGCACCGATGA
- a CDS encoding AAA family ATPase: MIAEAAIVAAEPRKRLIKASPFKWRHPSSIPPREWLYGRHYIRRFLSATVAPGAAGKSSLILAEAIAMASGRPLLGIEVKRPLRVWVWNGEDPLEELERRVGAIMIHYGIDPSEIAGNLFLDSGRVSQMIIATGTPSGALINRPVVDEVVAAIVDSRIDVFKVDPFVSCHSVNENDNNQIGAVAKTWAGIADATRAAVGLIHHLRKGDGDRTAADARGAVALVDAARSVRVINTMTKKEAETFGIDQARSYFRVDDGKANLAPPESARWHRLTSVDLGNSTAERPSDHVAVVEVWTRPDPFSEVTIHHLREVQKRVAAGAARQDPQSAAWVGIIVADILGIDLGDVAGRGTIKSIVTKWIKNDMLRVVEKEDGRRVKRKYVVAGAAV, encoded by the coding sequence ATGATCGCCGAGGCTGCTATTGTCGCTGCGGAGCCGCGGAAGCGGCTCATCAAAGCCTCACCTTTTAAATGGCGTCATCCGTCATCAATTCCACCTCGGGAATGGCTTTATGGCCGGCATTATATCCGCCGCTTTCTATCGGCCACCGTGGCGCCCGGTGCCGCGGGCAAGTCATCTCTGATCCTCGCCGAAGCAATTGCAATGGCGAGTGGGCGGCCGTTACTGGGGATTGAAGTTAAGCGGCCGCTCCGCGTTTGGGTTTGGAATGGCGAGGATCCGCTTGAGGAGCTCGAGCGTCGAGTCGGCGCGATCATGATCCACTATGGCATCGATCCGAGTGAGATCGCCGGAAATTTATTTCTCGACTCAGGCCGAGTGAGCCAAATGATAATCGCGACTGGGACGCCCAGCGGGGCACTTATAAACCGCCCCGTCGTCGACGAAGTTGTCGCGGCGATAGTTGACTCTAGGATTGATGTTTTCAAAGTCGACCCATTTGTCAGCTGTCATTCGGTCAATGAAAACGACAACAATCAAATTGGGGCAGTGGCGAAAACCTGGGCCGGGATCGCTGACGCAACCCGCGCAGCCGTCGGACTCATTCACCATTTGAGGAAGGGTGACGGTGACAGGACCGCTGCAGACGCGCGGGGGGCCGTTGCTCTTGTTGACGCGGCAAGGTCGGTTCGAGTCATCAACACAATGACGAAAAAAGAAGCGGAGACATTCGGCATCGATCAGGCGCGCTCTTATTTTCGAGTCGACGACGGCAAAGCCAATTTAGCACCGCCCGAATCGGCACGCTGGCACCGCTTGACCAGCGTCGACCTCGGTAACTCGACCGCCGAGCGGCCGAGTGACCACGTCGCTGTCGTCGAGGTATGGACCCGGCCAGACCCATTTAGCGAAGTGACTATTCACCATCTGCGCGAGGTGCAGAAGCGCGTAGCCGCGGGGGCGGCGCGGCAGGACCCACAGTCGGCGGCATGGGTGGGAATTATCGTTGCCGACATCCTCGGCATCGACCTGGGCGATGTCGCGGGGCGGGGGACAATAAAGTCTATCGTCACAAAATGGATCAAAAACGACATGTTGCGAGTCGTGGAAAAGGAAGACGGGCGGCGCGTCAAAAGAAAATATGTCGTCGCCGGTGCAGCCGTTTGA